The Anoplopoma fimbria isolate UVic2021 breed Golden Eagle Sablefish chromosome 1, Afim_UVic_2022, whole genome shotgun sequence region CCCCGGCTTGATCCAGCCCTCGCCCGGTGCCCTCTTGCCCCCCCGGCTCGCCCTGCTATCCCTGAGCAGGCGGGCAGTGCAGCGCTGCCAGGTGTGTAGGGTTTTTGCAGACCAGATCCACATGCCCGATGTAATGCCTACGAGCAGTGACATGAAGATTCGGAGCATCTCTGATGCCACATATGAGTCCCGCGTGCTGGCCCTGAACTCCCCCCAGTGAGAGAGCTGGTAGAGGTAACAGCCAATGACGGTGGACGCTGGgacagtgtagagaacggagaacaCGCCGATCTTCACCATTAAACGCTCAAGCTTGTCTGTTTTGGCACCGTCCTTCTGCAGATTGGAGCGGATCTTGAAAAGAGCCACTAGGCCAGCACAGATGAACAGAGTGCCTGAAGTTCAGAAAAGGGAAATAACAGTCATATAAGGAccaccagagagagaaaacacaatgacagtTGCATTATGCATTAAAATAACCAAtgattaagtcttttttttttttacaaggaaTGGGTCGATTCCCACGCACAAAACTGATTGATGATGTTATTTTTACCTATTAGAAGGTATGTGGCCAGAGGTGCCACCACAAAGCCTGTAAGGGCCTCCTGCTGCTGGTTGCCAACGTAGCAGAGTCCAGTTAAGTCGTCTGCATCCACCAGTCGCATTATGAGGATGACGATGGTTTTAACGGCCGGGATGGCCCAGGCTGCTATGTGGAAGTAGGAGCTGTGCATTTCTATAGCCTCATGGCCCCACTTCAGTCCAGCAGCCAAGAACCAAGTGAGGGTCAGGATCACCCACCTGAAAGacgaagagagaaagagaagagtgagagaagagCCAAAAACACTGCTCATATGTACAATAAACAGTTTGTCTTTCTGAACTGCCATTCATATTGGTAGTGGATAACAATCATGTTTGCTGTAACAGGACACTAAAGCAAAATTGGGCTACTCTACTGCATTGCTCAACAACTTAACCCCCTTTATGacttttccacaaaaaaaatcccttgaTTGAATTAGATCATCATGACTAGTTACATAACAGAGGGTTGTTATCATGTTGTAGTCCTTGGGCTTTGCCGTCTGCTGCTCTTCCAAAAGGAAAGAGTgaagacaaacaggaaaacCAGGGCAAagtgaaaaggaagaaaaagagctGTGACAGCATCTGTATTGCAGCACACActcaaaaagttttttttttttttttttttttttttttttttacaaaggctGCCATTGTATGTGGAAATGAATCCATCTAGTACAGAGGTTATGAGACAGGATAGTTGGCctttaaagaaaacaggatGCAAGTCTGGTGTTCAAATTGTTCCACCGAAGTCCATTCACGACAGCTGATGACAATGGGACAAAGACCTGGAAGATTGATACGAtaaaaggtgtgtgtgagtgttagtgtgtgtgtgtgtgtgtgtgtgtgtgtttgttgtactAACCAGAGGGAGGAAGCCATGCCGAAGAAGTAGAGCAGGAGGAAGACGATGGCACAGCCGGTGCTCTTTAACCCTTCTTGTACTAGGATTGGTACTGCGGTGGCATCTAGGTCACAGGAAACACGCTCCCTCCCCAGAGTCAAGCGTACCTGCAGGAAGGAAAGTGTCAGCGTAAAGaaatttatttcataaaaagaagTCAACAAATTCTCATTCAGCCATTCTCATTACAATCAGACtaaaaatattgactttttttgatcATTTAGATAAATAGTAAGTGATTAAACCTGTGTATTTAaggataaaagaaaacaacatgattaaggaacttttttcatcataacaaatattcacaaaataGTATATCCTTTATTAACTACTATCCTCTAACATGTGATGTATTGTTTTCatgtcactgttttttttagattattttttttattccttctctCCTAACAAATTACCTCAATAGGTAAATGTAATACTCATACTCCCACTTACCAGGTAGGCCACGCTGTACAGATTACAGCACATAGATAGGAAGATGATGGGTCTTTCCGGATAGGAGAAGCGCTGTGAATCCAACAGAAAGGTCAGGACCGTCAGAGTGGTCGACAGGAAGCACAGCACAGCCCACACCGCCATCCAGGCGTCCGTGAAGACTTTGGCCCCTCGTCGGTAGAGTCCGCTGTCATAGCCACACTGTAGAGTACAGCTCTCAGTCTGTTTTAACCAGGTGTACTGCTCAGGTGCAGATCCCAGTGCCTGACAGTCCTCCTGGTGGGGAGGATGGCGGACGGTCTGGTAGGGCGGCTCCTCGTCCCCGGGGCCTTCCATGCACATGTGGTTGTGGTCGTTTTGAGGTGGGAAGAGGCTGCAGTTGAGCACCTggagcatgatgggaaatggcGTTTTGGTTTCACATTACGACTGTGATACATGTTGtgctcatttacacacaaaaaattgtcctttttaaagAGAGCATTTGGTTTCATACATCCGATTTCCCACATCAATCATCCGCATCCTGGTACTTTTTAATACGTGCAGGGCGTTTCTTCGGATTATGTGACTCACCTCAGGCCAAATGAAGCCAAACTCATGGAGCACCGGGAGGCATTTCTTCTTGACGGACAGACACATGCTACCACACGGACCGATGGGGATGGGAACCTTGTCGGTGCACATTGGCACATAGACTGAGCACAGGAAGAACTGTAGAAAAACGGAGATAAAAGATCACAAGTTGAACATTTagctttgtttgaattttttacaaaaatctgCAACATGGATTCTTCAGTGACATTTCACAGCACACAGTAAAAAGCGACtgtagaaaaatgtcattaaattaGTTTAGACTAATGCAAATATGTTATGTGTGCATATTTTCAAATAAGAGCTAGTTTTCTATGagtgaagaaagagaaacaaagtgaaAGTGCAGTAAAGGGTGCAACAGTTATCCAATATGTCATATTTCAGTGCACTGCATTGTAAGCTTTGTTCCAGTGAAGATAAAGCATACTGTGAAGCAGAAGGAAAATCATGTCAGTTGTGAATTTATTGTTTGAGAAGTGGAAACATTGCTGTCAGTACCCTGTGGGCCACTCTTTCTATATATTACAACAGGATTACAGCTGGTAGATGGCTACACCTTCTATTCCCACATGTGGATCCTCCATCTATTTGCATATAAACCACACACCACTGTTGCATTCTCTCTGCCTTTGCTTTCAACACATTGCATCATCTCTTCTAGTGGTGGGTTTCTATTTTCACTTCTAATATGAAACCCCTCAACTTGAGTCAAGACACCAAGGCCAACTCCAACCTGCTCCAAGGTgacgcacaaacaaacacacacacacaactctacatctttaaaaacaatctgTGGACTTGACAACACTAAGGGCATGTGCCATGTAATGCTCCATAATCCCCCCTAATCCAAGGCTCAGTTTTCTCTGTCCCATGGCAATGGTTTTGAAATAGATATCTAAGTCCGAGTTATAAAGATAGTGAGCAGTCTTAAGTCACGTATGACTCTTTGAGGTGGTAGTGATGTGAGGGAGCAAGTACTCTGGGGTTACAAAAGGTTGCAATTTTAGGTGATTTCATGCCTTTACAGTAGATTTGGTTGAAGCCGGAGTGTAAAATTGTGCTGGGCTCACGATATGAGAATACACAGAAGCAGAAAGCTCATCTTACTCTGCTTCCTTCAAgtaaaggaaacaaacacacgctcCAGGATCTTGGACAggctgatttaaaaatgtgttagattcggtggggggagggggggtttgctcccattttcatttcagaaatacCAACATTTTTAACCGGCTATAATgggaacaaaatgttttggacTTGCGGTCTAGATCCAGTGATGGAGAAATCCCAGCTTGAAATCAGCCCTTGAACAGAGCCCAAATGAAACCTGAATCCAAGAATGGTGTCAAGGTT contains the following coding sequences:
- the fzd4 gene encoding frizzled-4 gives rise to the protein MPGMMGSFSGAALLVLSGLVAPLCLVQGFGEEVEEMTCDPIRISMCQGLGYNVTKMPNLVGNVLQSDAELQLTTFTPLIQYGCSSQLKFFLCSVYVPMCTDKVPIPIGPCGSMCLSVKKKCLPVLHEFGFIWPEVLNCSLFPPQNDHNHMCMEGPGDEEPPYQTVRHPPHQEDCQALGSAPEQYTWLKQTESCTLQCGYDSGLYRRGAKVFTDAWMAVWAVLCFLSTTLTVLTFLLDSQRFSYPERPIIFLSMCCNLYSVAYLVRLTLGRERVSCDLDATAVPILVQEGLKSTGCAIVFLLLYFFGMASSLWWVILTLTWFLAAGLKWGHEAIEMHSSYFHIAAWAIPAVKTIVILIMRLVDADDLTGLCYVGNQQQEALTGFVVAPLATYLLIGTLFICAGLVALFKIRSNLQKDGAKTDKLERLMVKIGVFSVLYTVPASTVIGCYLYQLSHWGEFRASTRDSYVASEMLRIFMSLLVGITSGMWIWSAKTLHTWQRCTARLLRDSRASRGGKRAPGEGWIKPGKGNETVV